From Myxococcus xanthus, a single genomic window includes:
- a CDS encoding FAD-dependent oxidoreductase, with translation MDVPGHRFGRAVVMGGSMAGLLSARALADHFEKVVILERDSLPGMHAARKGAPQGTHVHVMLDAGHRLLERFFPGLLQDLQDQGAALIDSSRDVAWHHFGVWKSRVPQGLPLLVCTRPFLEWHVLRRVLALPNVEFHGGVSVEGLLTDASHQRVTGVRLKKAGVEEPLEAALVVDATGRGSRAPQWLEALGHARPDEEQVRVDLAYTTRLYEPPAHRQEDWKVLMQYPCPPVNWRAGFISRVEGDRWIVTLNGYFGEHAPADDEGFLAFARSLPQPDLYACLREARPLGPLTLHKVKESRWRHYERLARFPENWIILGDAVCAFNPVFGQGMSVAAQGAAQLLACIEEQARRFPTTLDGLAQRFRKRLSDTIRLPWFMGTNIDLQYPKAVGQRKPGVGVLHWYIRRMMERSSRDAAVHRQFNRLLHLQAGLGAVLQPSVALPVLADGARALFMPLHARANTDIRPAPPSSSP, from the coding sequence GTGGACGTGCCTGGACATCGCTTTGGACGTGCCGTGGTCATGGGCGGCAGCATGGCGGGGCTGCTGAGCGCCCGCGCGCTCGCGGACCACTTCGAGAAAGTCGTCATCCTGGAGAGGGACTCGCTCCCCGGCATGCACGCGGCGCGCAAAGGTGCTCCCCAGGGCACACACGTCCACGTGATGCTGGACGCGGGTCACCGCCTCCTGGAGCGCTTCTTCCCCGGCCTCCTCCAGGACCTCCAGGACCAGGGGGCCGCGCTCATCGATTCGAGCCGGGACGTCGCGTGGCACCACTTCGGCGTCTGGAAGTCGCGCGTCCCCCAAGGCCTTCCCCTGCTGGTGTGTACGCGTCCCTTCCTGGAATGGCACGTGCTGCGCCGGGTGCTGGCGCTGCCCAACGTCGAGTTTCACGGCGGCGTCTCGGTCGAAGGGCTGCTCACGGACGCCTCCCACCAGCGCGTCACCGGCGTGCGGTTGAAGAAGGCCGGCGTGGAGGAACCGCTGGAGGCCGCGCTGGTGGTGGATGCCACGGGCCGGGGCTCGCGTGCGCCCCAGTGGCTGGAGGCCCTGGGCCATGCACGTCCCGACGAGGAACAGGTGCGGGTGGACCTCGCGTACACCACCCGCCTCTACGAACCTCCCGCGCACCGCCAGGAGGACTGGAAGGTGCTCATGCAGTACCCGTGTCCGCCCGTGAACTGGCGCGCCGGCTTCATCTCCCGCGTAGAGGGGGACCGCTGGATTGTCACCCTCAATGGGTACTTCGGCGAGCACGCGCCCGCGGACGACGAAGGCTTCCTCGCGTTCGCCCGCTCACTGCCCCAGCCGGACCTGTACGCCTGCCTGCGGGAGGCCCGGCCGTTGGGGCCGCTCACCCTGCACAAGGTGAAGGAGAGCCGCTGGCGGCACTATGAACGCCTCGCGCGCTTCCCGGAGAACTGGATCATCCTCGGTGACGCCGTGTGTGCCTTCAACCCTGTCTTCGGCCAAGGCATGTCGGTGGCGGCCCAGGGCGCGGCGCAGCTCCTCGCCTGCATCGAAGAGCAGGCCAGGCGCTTCCCCACGACGCTCGACGGACTCGCCCAGCGCTTCCGCAAGCGCCTGTCCGACACCATCCGCCTGCCCTGGTTCATGGGCACGAACATCGACCTGCAGTACCCGAAGGCCGTCGGCCAGCGGAAGCCCGGCGTGGGAGTGCTGCACTGGTACATCCGGCGGATGATGGAGCGCAGCTCCCGGGACGCCGCCGTGCACCGGCAGTTCAACCGACTCCTGCACCTCCAGGCGGGGCTGGGCGCCGTCCTCCAGCCTTCGGTGGCCCTGCCAGTGCTCGCGGACGGCGCCCGCGCGCTCTTCATGCCCCTGCATGCGCGGGCGAACACGGACATCCGCCCGGCCCCGCCCTCCTCATCTCCATGA
- a CDS encoding siderophore ABC transporter substrate-binding protein has product MSPSNRRSLPLFALLSVVVVLAVLWVGVRFQRPDAAASTPAAEAAAPEGRTVTHGQGTTVVPLKPRRVVVFDLVALDILQALEVDVHGVAGDMFPQHLTRFRDAKYPRMGTLFEPDYEALQAAKPDLIITGGRSSAKYSNLSRIAPTIDVPMSGKDFIASVIANTEMLASVFGKEEKARGLIEDLRKSVADLQQMTATRGKGLVVLVTGGRMSAYGPGSRFGVIHGDFGVPEAVEGLRTSLHGESISAEFIREKNPDWLFVIDRDAATGQKEGNARQVLDNELVRQTTAWQKNQVIYLDPGVTYLTGGGIQSVKQLRDQVASAYTQAQ; this is encoded by the coding sequence GTGAGTCCATCCAACAGGCGTTCCCTTCCGCTCTTCGCCCTGCTTTCCGTCGTCGTCGTGCTGGCCGTCCTGTGGGTGGGCGTGAGGTTCCAGCGCCCGGACGCCGCCGCGTCCACTCCCGCCGCGGAGGCTGCCGCGCCGGAGGGCCGGACGGTGACGCACGGACAAGGCACCACCGTCGTCCCGCTGAAGCCGCGGCGGGTGGTGGTGTTCGACCTGGTGGCGCTGGACATCCTCCAGGCCCTGGAGGTGGACGTCCACGGCGTGGCGGGCGACATGTTCCCCCAGCACCTGACCCGGTTCCGGGACGCGAAGTACCCGCGCATGGGCACCCTGTTCGAGCCTGACTACGAGGCACTCCAGGCCGCGAAGCCGGACCTCATCATCACCGGGGGCCGCTCCAGCGCGAAGTACTCGAACCTCTCCCGCATCGCGCCCACCATCGACGTGCCGATGAGCGGCAAGGACTTCATCGCCTCGGTGATTGCCAACACGGAGATGCTAGCCAGCGTCTTTGGCAAGGAGGAGAAGGCGCGCGGCCTGATTGAGGACCTGCGCAAGTCGGTGGCGGACCTCCAACAGATGACGGCGACACGCGGCAAGGGGCTGGTCGTGCTCGTCACCGGAGGGCGCATGAGCGCCTATGGCCCGGGTTCGCGCTTTGGCGTCATCCATGGTGACTTCGGCGTGCCCGAGGCCGTCGAGGGCCTGCGCACCTCGCTGCACGGCGAGTCCATCAGCGCGGAGTTCATCCGGGAGAAGAATCCCGACTGGCTGTTCGTCATCGACCGGGACGCCGCCACCGGTCAGAAGGAAGGCAATGCCCGGCAGGTGCTGGACAATGAATTGGTGCGGCAGACGACGGCCTGGCAGAAGAACCAGGTCATCTACCTGGACCCCGGCGTCACCTACCTGACCGGCGGCGGCATCCAGTCCGTCAAGCAGCTCCGCGACCAGGTCGCGAGCGCCTACACGCAGGCCCAGTAG
- a CDS encoding ABC transporter permease, protein MKRAFAAAAVLVTLAVVSLLIGASDVSWRALFAPEPDERALQVLVISRLPRLFAVMLAGTSLGVAGLIMQMIARNRFVEPTTAGTAESASLGLLTATLLAPGLPVLGKMMVATVFALAGTALFLLVLRRIPLRSALIVPVVGLILGGIIDSATTFFAYRYDLLQTVNAWTTGDFSTVLRGRYELLWVTLGLTCAAYTAADRFTVAGMGETFTTNLGLNYPRIVALGLVIVALVTAMVVVTVGMIPFLGLIVPNLVSMVMGDNARRSIPWVAVSGAAFVLLCDIVGRVVRHPYEIPGGTIAGVIGSVLFLYLLLKRGARAG, encoded by the coding sequence GTGAAGCGCGCGTTCGCCGCCGCCGCCGTCCTCGTCACGTTGGCGGTGGTCAGCCTCCTGATTGGCGCCAGTGACGTGTCCTGGCGCGCCCTCTTCGCTCCCGAGCCGGATGAGCGCGCCCTCCAGGTGCTGGTCATCAGCCGGCTGCCGCGCCTGTTCGCCGTCATGCTGGCGGGCACATCCCTGGGCGTCGCGGGCCTCATCATGCAGATGATTGCCCGCAACCGCTTCGTGGAGCCCACCACAGCGGGCACCGCGGAGTCCGCCAGCCTGGGCCTGCTGACCGCCACCCTGCTGGCGCCTGGCCTTCCGGTGCTCGGGAAGATGATGGTGGCCACCGTCTTCGCCCTCGCGGGGACGGCGCTGTTCCTGCTGGTGCTGCGGCGCATTCCCCTGCGCTCGGCCCTCATCGTCCCGGTGGTGGGCCTGATTCTGGGCGGCATCATCGATTCGGCGACGACCTTCTTCGCCTACCGGTACGACCTGCTTCAGACGGTCAACGCGTGGACCACGGGTGACTTCTCCACCGTGCTTCGCGGCCGTTACGAGCTGCTGTGGGTGACGCTGGGCCTCACCTGCGCCGCCTACACTGCCGCGGACCGCTTCACCGTGGCCGGCATGGGCGAGACGTTCACCACCAACCTGGGGCTGAACTACCCGCGCATCGTCGCGCTGGGGCTGGTCATCGTCGCCCTGGTCACCGCGATGGTGGTCGTCACGGTGGGCATGATTCCGTTCCTGGGACTGATTGTCCCCAACCTGGTCAGCATGGTCATGGGCGACAACGCGCGCAGGTCCATTCCCTGGGTCGCGGTGAGCGGCGCGGCCTTCGTGCTGCTCTGCGACATCGTGGGCCGCGTGGTGCGCCACCCGTATGAGATTCCCGGAGGCACCATCGCCGGCGTCATCGGCAGCGTGCTCTTCCTGTACCTCCTGCTGAAGCGAGGCGCCCGTGCCGGCTAA
- a CDS encoding iron chelate uptake ABC transporter family permease subunit produces the protein MPANAPPVSPLRPLLVLGCVAVAFMALFMLVDVSGPWDFVLPFRGKKVATALLVGYAVAVSTVLFQTVTGNRVLTPAIMGFDYLYVLIQTCLVFFLGSTTVAGLDPRFLFGAEVIIMVAFSAMLHGWLFGMARGNVHLLLLTGVVMGVLFRSLSSFVQRVIEPNEFIFLQDRFFASFNDPEHDLLLLSAVLTLGVSVLGLRLLRACDVLVLGREAAINLGVDYQRTVSWVLALVAILVAVSTALVGPVTFLGLLVANIAYAVMRTYQHAFVLPAAALIAAIALIAGQFMLERVFRLDTNPRVIIEFVGGMVFIAMLMRKATR, from the coding sequence GTGCCGGCTAACGCCCCGCCCGTCAGCCCCCTGCGGCCCCTGCTCGTGCTGGGCTGCGTGGCCGTGGCCTTCATGGCCCTGTTCATGCTCGTCGACGTGAGCGGCCCGTGGGACTTCGTGCTGCCCTTCCGCGGGAAGAAGGTCGCCACCGCGTTGCTGGTGGGCTACGCCGTCGCCGTCTCCACGGTGCTCTTCCAGACGGTGACGGGCAACCGCGTGCTGACGCCCGCCATCATGGGGTTCGACTACCTGTACGTGCTCATCCAGACGTGCCTGGTGTTCTTCCTGGGCTCCACCACCGTGGCGGGGCTGGACCCCCGGTTCCTGTTCGGCGCGGAGGTCATCATCATGGTGGCCTTCTCCGCCATGCTGCACGGCTGGCTCTTCGGCATGGCCCGGGGCAACGTCCACCTGCTACTGCTCACTGGCGTGGTGATGGGCGTGCTGTTCCGGAGCCTGTCGTCGTTCGTCCAGCGCGTCATCGAACCCAACGAGTTCATCTTCCTGCAGGACCGCTTCTTCGCCAGCTTCAACGACCCGGAGCACGACCTGCTGCTGCTCTCCGCGGTGCTGACGCTGGGGGTCTCCGTGCTGGGCCTGCGGCTGCTGCGCGCCTGTGACGTCCTGGTGCTGGGCCGGGAGGCCGCCATCAACCTGGGCGTGGACTACCAGCGGACGGTGTCATGGGTGCTGGCGCTGGTGGCCATCCTGGTCGCCGTGTCCACCGCGCTGGTGGGGCCCGTGACGTTCCTGGGGTTGCTGGTGGCCAACATCGCCTACGCGGTGATGCGGACGTACCAGCACGCGTTCGTCCTCCCCGCCGCCGCGCTCATCGCCGCCATCGCCCTGATCGCCGGGCAGTTCATGCTGGAGCGCGTCTTCCGCCTGGACACCAATCCACGGGTCATCATCGAGTTCGTCGGCGGGATGGTGTTCATCGCGATGCTCATGAGAAAGGCCACGAGATGA